A stretch of Besnoitia besnoiti strain Bb-Ger1 chromosome III, whole genome shotgun sequence DNA encodes these proteins:
- a CDS encoding hypothetical protein (encoded by transcript BESB_048440): protein MASPTSSPPRLIALAATKQWPMVVMRLDELVSSVCIPNVPSTGSTEEAPAPRRLLAAAERQELEETDKATGNTLAHFAAVAGAVDVLERLLKLTLESPRSHVAEANGNAAEKPTGVLRAKNCSNRTPLSLLEFEMTQLKAKLEDCLEEEASDAEKAMKLQQKIDAMESAKTWLLSNCYSAAERLFYGDGSYEDMVRELGADPTGLFERLECYNDMPYPFLCVEENDRQKIAWIASQNLVSPPTLAGAGGVSPLELRDDHGNTLLHLVHFEVDLGSGFSDDESEDEDEPPRKGQDVKGRAAGDADSGKREDETAASSGEATGEADGKTQKGKALPLISETLLKALTGSDKETLQTLQLLLSYPAVKNFVNTPNRTGQTPAHFIVEDAPTGDAAHAALILLVNAGADLNVKDESGRTPFMALCEAHGDGPWVSWALKPAHEGGGVDASLKDDKGRTYREYIEMGEEADSWEEDEEEEDED, encoded by the exons ATGGCGTCGCCTACGTCATCACCTCCCCGTTTGATtgccctcgcggcgacgaaaCAATGGCCTATGGTCGTGATGCGGCTCGACGAGCTCGTGAGCAGCGTGTGCATCCCCAACGTGCCCTCGACAGGTTCCACagaggaagcgccggcgccgcgccggctgctcgcggctgcggagcgacAGGAGTTGGAGGAGACGGACAAAGCAACGGGCAACACGCTGGCGCACttcgcggcggtcgccggcgccgtggaCGTGCTGGAGCGTCTCCTGAAGCTGACCCTGGAGTCCCCTCGCTCCCACGTCGCTGAGGCGAATGGCAACGCCGCCGAGAAACCCACTGGAGTTCTCAGGGCGAAGAACTGCTCAAACCGCACGCCACTCTCTCTCCTTGAATTCGAGATGACCCAGCTGAAAGCGAAACTCGAAGACTGCCTCGAAGAGGAGGCTTCCGACGCCGAGAAAGCCATGAAACTGCAACAGAAAATCGACGCCATGGAGAGCGCGAAGACGTGGCTCCTGAGCAACTG CTACTCGGCTGCCGAGCGACTCTTTTATGGCGACGGCTCCTACGAGGACATGGTCAGGGAATTAGGTGCAGACCCAACGG GCCTCTTTGAGCGGCTGGAGTGCTACAATGACATGCCTTACCCCTTCCTTTGCGTCGAGGAAAACGATCGCCAAAAAATCGCGTGGATTG CTTCTCAGAATCTGGTCTCGCCCCCCACGttggcgggcgcgggaggggTGTCTCCGCTCGAGCTGCGAGACGATCACGGCAACACGCTTCTCCATCTCGTTCACTTCGAAGTCGATCTGGGATCCGGCTTCTCCGACGATGAGtctgaggacgaagacgagcccCCTAGGAAGGGGCAAGACGTCaaaggccgcgccgcaggcgatgcGGACAGCGgcaagagagaagacgaaacaGCG GCGTCTTCCGGAGAAGCCACCGGCGAAGCCGACggcaagacgcagaagggCAAAGCGCTGCCGTTGATAAGCGAGACACTCTTGAAGG CTCTCACAGGCTCGGACAAGGAGACGCTCcagacgctgcagctgctccttAGCTACCCTGCGGTGAAAAACTTC GTCAACACGCCAAACAGAACCGGgcagacgcccgcgcacTTCATCGTCGAAGACGCGCCGACCG GTgacgccgcgcacgcggcttTGATTCTTCTTGTCAACGCCGGCGCGGATCTGAACGTCAAGGACGAAA GCGGGCGCACGCCGTTCATGgcgctctgcgaggcgcacgGCGACGGCCCGTGGGTCTCCTGGGCGCTGAAGCCCGCgcacgaaggcggcggcgtcgacgctTCTCTCAAAGACGACAAGG